One genomic segment of Schistosoma haematobium chromosome 6, whole genome shotgun sequence includes these proteins:
- a CDS encoding hypothetical protein (EggNog:ENOG410VDXE~COG:T): protein MKPPEIPLIGRIIIAIIVSLLVFISTLGNSLVLCVLNRKYSPSQQSHRKTQSIIQYCNKCNTLTSSIMDMKLIKHSVTYIFLMNLSISDLLHIIICAPLTLIADFLLIYWPFGQFLCRLINYLQSVVVFLCAFTHIIISIDRFTAIRYPIWRKHKLSITNAKLILLFIWCFAMIISIPSFIVCQLIITEDGLTYCQEIWSKYDWNQSNSNDILLFNHNPLNDSNDISLELIYNWLIILLQYILPLLVIIITYSAILYQLWISTIPSECNIYQMERSRISKKLIIMVIIVASLYAVSQLPRHIIYLITINKPDAFEKDTIIYGWLLCQLSAWSATCYNPIVYVWMSRTFRRGLSEIFINLCPCLNMHSTTQPTFKHCDKHYSTQSSLYNSQHNQHHCSQHLQFHNEPRYFPYSKAATYNYNSSNNNIMKNTSQMENVKKHILDEEYSSTTTQYLNMKILDNTTVIKTNNNIDNHLK from the exons ATGAAACCGCCAGAAATTCCATTAATTGGTCGAATCATTATCGCTATTATTGTTAGTCTATTAGTATTCATTTCTACATTAGGTAATAGTCTTGTATTATGTGtattaaatagaaaatattcACCATCGCAACAATCTCATAGAAAGACTCAATCAATAATACAATATTGTAATAAATGTAATACATTAACATCATCAATAATGGATATGAAATTGATAAAACATTCAgttacttatatatttttaatgaatcTTAGTATATCAGATTTATTACATATAATTATATGTGCACCATTGACATTAATTGCAgactttttattgatttattggcCATTTGGTCAGTTTCTATGTCGTCTCATTAATTATTTACAAAGTGTTGTAGTATTTCTATGCGCTTTCACTCATATTATTATCTCTATTGATAGATTCACTGCTATACGTTATCCTATATGGCGTAAACATAAACTATCTATCACTAATgcaaaattaatattattatttatatggtGTTTTGCTATGATTATCTCAATACCTAGTTTTATTGTATGTCAACTTATTATTACTGAAGATGGTTTAACATATTGTCAAGAGATATGGTCAAAATATGATTGGAATCAATCGAATTCTAATGATATATTGTTATTCAATCATAATCCATTGAATGATTCTAATGATATTTCATTAGAATTAATTTATAATTGgttaattatattattacaatatattttaccattattagtaattattattacatattcAGCTATTTTATATCAGTTATGGATATCAActataccaagtgaatgtaatATTTATCAAATGGAAAGAAGTCGAATAAGTAAAAAG CTTATCATAATGGTAATTATCGTAGCTTCTCTATATGCCGTTTCCCAATTACCAAGACATATAATTTATCTGATTACAATCAATAAACCTGATGCATTTGAAAAAGATACAATTATCTATGGTTGGTTATTATGTCAATTAAGTGCATGGTCAGCTACATGTTATAATCCAATAGTTTATGTATGGATGAGTCGAACATTTCGACGTGGACTATCTGAAATATTCATCAATCTATGTCCTTGTTTAAATATGCACAGCACTACACAACCTACATTCAAACACTGTGATAAACATTATTCTACACAAAGTAGTCTATATAACAGTCAACATAATCAACATCATTGTAGTCAGCATCTTCAATTTCATAATGAACCTAGATATTTTCCTTATTCTAAAGCAGCTACTTATAACTataacagtagtaataataatatcatgaaAAATACTAGTCAAATGGAAAATGTAAAGAAGCATATTCTGGACGAAGAGTATTCATCTACCACTACTCAATATTTAAACATGAAAATCTTGGATAATACAACAGTTATCAAGACGAATAATAACATAGATAATCACCTCAAGTGA